Proteins from a genomic interval of Pseudomonas anuradhapurensis:
- the plsB gene encoding glycerol-3-phosphate 1-O-acyltransferase PlsB → MTRSPLRRLIFGALRRLLYLWVRSETINQSSLTLKLDRSRPVFYALPSPALTDLVVLDHECTKAGLPRPVLPVAVGPLQEPAAFFYLTPDPDWLGRHDKRGAPPTLERLVATVGQHAEEDAQIIPVSVFWGQTPASESSPWKLLFADSWAVTGRLRRLLTVLVLGRKTRVQFSAPIHLRELVQHNKGQERTVRMAQRLMRVHFRNLKTAVIGPDISHRRTLVKGLVHAPQVRQAILDEAQRENLPLAKAEAQALRYGNEIASDYTYTAIRFLEVVLSWFWNKIYDGIKVNHIEQVQGIAPGNEVIYVPCHRSHIDYLLLSYLLFRNGLTPPHVAAGINLNMPLVGNLLRRGGAFFMRRTFKGNPLYTAVFNEYLHTLYTKGFPVEYFVEGGRSRTGRMLQPRTGMLAITLRSFLRSSRTPIVFVPVYIGYERVLEGRTYLGELRGASKKKESILDIFKVFGALKQRFGQVYVNFGEPIRLAGFLDQQQPGWRDQDHGPQYRPAWLNATTTRLGETVARHLNEAAAINPVNLVALALLSTSRLALDERALTRVLELYLALLRQVPYSPHTTLPEGDGQALIEHVRSMNLVAEQKDALGRILYLDEANAVLMTYYRNNVLHIFALPALLASFFLSSSRLSRELLGRYVHALYPYLQAELFLRWTPQQLDEVIDQWLAALVEQGLLRQDNDVYIRPAPSSRQFVLLTLLARTITQTLQRFYMATSLLLNSGQHSLSAEALEDLCVMMAQRLSILHGLNAPEFFDKTLFRHFIQTLLEQGVLQADSQGKLGYHDKLGELAEGVAKRVLSAELRLSIRQVALHRDDGLESSTL, encoded by the coding sequence ATGACCCGTTCCCCCCTGCGCCGCCTGATCTTCGGCGCCCTGCGTCGCCTGTTGTACCTGTGGGTGCGCTCCGAGACCATCAACCAGTCCTCCCTCACCCTCAAGCTCGACCGCAGCCGCCCGGTGTTCTATGCCCTGCCCTCGCCGGCGCTCACTGACCTGGTGGTGCTTGACCATGAATGCACCAAGGCGGGGCTGCCGCGCCCGGTGCTGCCGGTGGCGGTGGGCCCGCTGCAGGAGCCGGCCGCATTCTTCTACCTGACCCCGGACCCGGACTGGCTCGGCCGCCACGACAAGCGTGGCGCGCCACCGACCCTGGAGCGCCTGGTCGCGACCGTGGGCCAGCATGCCGAAGAGGACGCCCAGATCATCCCGGTCAGCGTGTTCTGGGGCCAGACCCCGGCCAGTGAGTCCAGCCCGTGGAAACTGCTGTTCGCCGACAGCTGGGCGGTTACCGGGCGCCTGCGCCGGCTGCTGACCGTGCTGGTGCTGGGGCGCAAGACCCGCGTGCAGTTCTCGGCGCCGATCCACCTGCGCGAACTGGTGCAGCACAACAAAGGCCAGGAACGCACCGTGCGCATGGCCCAGCGCCTGATGCGCGTGCACTTTCGCAACCTCAAGACCGCCGTCATCGGCCCGGACATCTCGCACCGGCGCACCCTGGTCAAGGGCCTGGTCCATGCGCCGCAGGTGCGTCAGGCCATCCTCGACGAGGCGCAACGCGAAAACCTGCCGCTGGCCAAGGCCGAAGCCCAGGCGCTGCGTTATGGCAACGAGATCGCCTCGGACTACACCTACACCGCCATCCGCTTCCTCGAAGTGGTGCTCAGCTGGTTCTGGAACAAGATCTACGACGGCATCAAGGTCAACCACATCGAGCAGGTGCAAGGCATCGCCCCCGGCAACGAAGTGATCTACGTGCCCTGCCACCGCAGCCACATCGATTACCTGCTGCTGTCGTATTTGCTGTTCCGCAACGGCCTCACCCCGCCGCACGTGGCCGCAGGCATCAACCTCAACATGCCGCTGGTAGGTAACCTGCTGCGCCGTGGCGGTGCCTTCTTCATGCGCCGCACGTTCAAGGGCAACCCGCTGTACACCGCAGTGTTCAACGAATACCTGCACACCCTGTACACCAAAGGTTTCCCGGTGGAGTACTTCGTCGAAGGCGGCCGCTCGCGCACCGGGCGCATGCTGCAGCCACGCACCGGGATGCTGGCCATCACCCTGCGCAGCTTCCTGCGCTCGTCGCGCACGCCGATCGTCTTCGTGCCGGTGTACATCGGCTACGAGCGCGTGCTGGAAGGCCGTACCTACCTGGGCGAGCTGCGCGGGGCCAGCAAGAAGAAGGAGTCGATCCTCGACATCTTCAAGGTATTCGGCGCGCTCAAGCAGCGCTTTGGCCAGGTGTACGTCAACTTCGGCGAACCGATCCGCCTCGCCGGCTTCCTCGACCAGCAACAGCCTGGCTGGCGCGACCAGGACCACGGCCCGCAGTATCGCCCGGCCTGGCTCAACGCCACTACCACCCGCCTGGGCGAAACCGTGGCACGCCACCTCAACGAGGCGGCGGCGATCAACCCGGTCAACCTGGTGGCCCTGGCGCTGCTCTCCACCAGCCGCCTGGCCCTGGACGAACGTGCCCTGACCCGCGTGCTCGAGCTGTACCTGGCCTTGCTGCGTCAGGTGCCCTACTCGCCGCATACCACCCTGCCCGAGGGCGACGGCCAGGCGTTGATCGAACATGTGCGCAGCATGAACCTGGTGGCCGAGCAGAAGGACGCCCTGGGCCGCATCCTGTACCTGGATGAAGCCAACGCGGTGCTGATGACCTATTACCGCAACAACGTGCTGCACATCTTCGCCCTGCCAGCCCTGCTGGCCAGCTTCTTCCTCAGCAGCTCACGCCTGAGCCGGGAGTTGCTGGGCCGCTACGTGCACGCGCTGTACCCGTATCTGCAGGCCGAACTGTTCCTGCGCTGGACACCGCAGCAGCTGGACGAGGTGATCGACCAGTGGCTGGCCGCGCTGGTCGAACAGGGCCTGCTGCGCCAAGACAACGACGTGTACATCCGCCCCGCGCCGAGTTCACGGCAGTTCGTCTTGCTGACCCTGCTCGCCCGCACCATCACCCAGACCCTGCAGCGCTTCTACATGGCCACCTCGCTGCTGCTCAACAGCGGGCAACACAGCCTCAGCGCCGAAGCGCTGGAAGACCTGTGCGTGATGATGGCCCAGCGCCTGTCGATCCTGCATGGCCTGAACGCCCCGGAATTCTTCGACAAGACGCTGTTCCGCCACTTCATCCAGACCTTGCTCGAGCAGGGCGTGCTGCAGGCCGACAGCCAAGGCAAGCTGGGCTATCACGACAAGCTTGGCGAGCTGGCCGAAGGCGTGGCCAAGCGCGTACTGTCGGCCGAGCTGCGCCTGTCGATCCGCCAGGTCGCGTTGCACCGCGACGACGGGCTGGAAAGTTCGACCCTGTAA
- a CDS encoding cysteine desulfurase has protein sequence MFQPSPWRADFPAIAALQRQHQTYLDSAATTQKPQALLDALSHYYGHGAANVHRAQHLPGALATQAFETSRDKVAAWLNAADSRQIVFTHGATSALNLLAYGLEQRFEAGDEIAVSALEHHANLLPWQQLAQRRNLRLVVLPLDGQGRIDLEQALQLIGPRTRVLAVSQLSNVLGTWQPLPALLAHARAQGALTVVDGAQGVVHGRHDVQQLGCDFYVFSSHKLYGPEGVGVLYGRSQALERLRHWQFGGEMVQLAEYHSASFRPAPLGFEAGTPPIAGVIGLGATLDYLASLDAQAVERHETSLHQHLLRGLADRDGVRILGAPQAALASFVIEGVHNADIAHLLTEQGIAVRAGHHCAMPLLKGLGLEGAIRVSLGLYNDSDDLQRFFDALDQGLELLR, from the coding sequence ATGTTCCAGCCCTCCCCCTGGCGTGCCGATTTCCCCGCGATCGCCGCCCTGCAACGGCAGCACCAGACCTACCTGGACAGCGCCGCCACCACCCAGAAGCCGCAAGCCCTGCTCGATGCCCTGAGCCATTACTACGGCCATGGCGCAGCCAACGTGCACCGAGCCCAGCATTTGCCCGGCGCACTCGCGACCCAGGCTTTCGAAACCAGTCGCGACAAGGTCGCCGCCTGGCTCAATGCGGCAGATTCGCGGCAGATCGTGTTCACCCACGGTGCCACGTCGGCGCTGAACCTGCTGGCGTATGGCCTGGAACAGCGCTTCGAGGCCGGTGATGAAATTGCCGTCAGCGCCCTGGAGCACCACGCCAACCTGCTGCCCTGGCAACAACTGGCGCAGCGGCGCAACCTGCGCCTGGTAGTGCTGCCGCTGGATGGCCAGGGCCGCATCGACCTCGAGCAGGCACTGCAACTGATCGGGCCACGTACCCGGGTACTGGCGGTGAGCCAGCTGTCCAACGTGCTGGGTACCTGGCAGCCGCTACCGGCACTGCTGGCGCATGCCCGCGCGCAAGGCGCGCTGACCGTGGTCGACGGTGCCCAGGGCGTGGTGCATGGCCGCCACGATGTGCAGCAACTGGGTTGCGACTTCTATGTGTTCTCCAGCCACAAGCTGTACGGCCCGGAAGGCGTCGGCGTGCTGTACGGCCGCAGCCAGGCACTGGAGCGGTTGCGCCACTGGCAGTTCGGCGGCGAGATGGTGCAACTGGCCGAGTACCATAGCGCCAGCTTCCGCCCTGCGCCGCTGGGCTTCGAGGCCGGTACCCCGCCGATTGCCGGCGTGATCGGCCTGGGCGCGACCCTGGACTACCTGGCCAGCCTCGATGCCCAGGCGGTCGAACGCCATGAAACCAGTCTGCACCAGCACTTGCTGCGTGGCCTGGCAGACCGCGATGGTGTGCGCATCCTTGGCGCACCACAGGCAGCCCTGGCCAGTTTCGTCATTGAAGGCGTGCACAACGCTGATATCGCCCACCTGCTGACCGAGCAAGGTATTGCCGTGCGTGCCGGGCACCACTGTGCCATGCCGCTGCTCAAGGGGTTGGGGCTGGAGGGGGCCATTCGCGTGTCGCTGGGGCTGTACAACGACAGCGATGACTTGCAGCGTTTCTTCGACGCGCTGGACCAGGGCCTGGAGCTGTTGCGATGA
- the dapE gene encoding succinyl-diaminopimelate desuccinylase, with product MTAPAELSPTLQLACDLIRRPSVTPVDADCQAQMMNRLGAVGFQLEPMRIEDVDNFWATHGTQDGPVLCFAGHTDVVPTGPVQQWQHEPFEALIDADGMLCGRGAADMKGSLASMVVASERFVQDYPNHRGKVAFLITSDEEGPAHHGTKAVVERLKARNERLDWCIVGEPSSTTLLGDVVKNGRRGSLGAKLTVRGKQGHVAYPHLARNPIHLAAPALAELAAEHWDEGNAFFPPTSFQISNLNAGTGATNVVPGELSALFNFRFSTESTVEGLQARVSAILDKHELDWSIDWALSGLPFLTEPGELLDAVSASIKGVTGRDTQPSTSGGTSDGRFIATMGTQVVELGPVNATIHQVDERILASDLDLLTEIYYQTLVRLLA from the coding sequence ATGACGGCCCCAGCCGAGCTTTCGCCCACCCTCCAACTGGCCTGCGACCTGATCCGTCGCCCCTCGGTCACCCCCGTCGACGCCGACTGCCAGGCGCAGATGATGAACCGCCTGGGCGCCGTGGGCTTCCAGCTGGAACCGATGCGCATCGAGGACGTCGACAACTTCTGGGCCACCCACGGTACCCAGGACGGCCCGGTGCTGTGCTTCGCCGGCCACACCGACGTGGTGCCCACCGGCCCGGTGCAACAATGGCAGCATGAACCCTTCGAGGCGCTGATCGACGCCGACGGCATGCTCTGCGGCCGTGGCGCCGCCGACATGAAAGGCAGCCTGGCGTCCATGGTGGTGGCCAGCGAGCGCTTCGTGCAGGACTACCCGAACCACCGTGGCAAAGTCGCCTTCCTGATCACCAGCGACGAGGAAGGCCCGGCCCACCACGGCACCAAGGCCGTGGTCGAGCGCCTGAAAGCGCGCAACGAGCGCCTGGACTGGTGCATCGTCGGCGAGCCATCCAGCACCACCCTGCTGGGTGACGTGGTCAAGAATGGCCGCCGTGGCTCGCTGGGCGCCAAGCTGACCGTACGCGGCAAGCAGGGCCACGTGGCCTACCCACACCTGGCGCGCAACCCGATCCACCTGGCTGCCCCGGCTCTGGCCGAACTGGCCGCCGAGCACTGGGACGAAGGCAATGCGTTCTTCCCACCGACCAGCTTCCAGATCTCCAACCTCAATGCTGGCACCGGCGCTACCAATGTGGTCCCGGGCGAGCTGAGCGCGCTGTTCAACTTCCGCTTCTCCACCGAGTCCACCGTCGAAGGCCTGCAGGCGCGGGTGTCGGCCATTCTCGACAAGCATGAACTGGACTGGTCGATCGACTGGGCACTGTCGGGCCTGCCGTTCCTCACCGAGCCGGGCGAGCTGCTGGACGCCGTATCGGCCAGCATCAAGGGCGTCACCGGTCGCGACACCCAGCCGTCCACCAGCGGTGGTACCTCCGACGGCCGCTTCATCGCCACCATGGGTACCCAGGTGGTCGAGCTTGGCCCGGTCAACGCCACCATCCACCAGGTTGACGAGCGGATCCTGGCCAGCGACCTCGACCTGCTGACCGAAATCTACTACCAGACCCTGGTCCGGTTGCTCGCCTGA
- a CDS encoding cold-shock protein — translation MSSRETGNVKWFNDAKGYGFIQREGGADVFVHYRAIRGEGHRTLVEGQRVEYACVQGQKGLQAEDVVGL, via the coding sequence ATGTCGTCTCGTGAGACTGGGAATGTAAAGTGGTTCAACGATGCCAAGGGTTATGGCTTCATTCAGCGCGAAGGTGGTGCGGATGTGTTCGTCCACTATCGGGCGATTCGCGGTGAGGGGCATCGTACCCTGGTCGAAGGGCAGCGGGTGGAATACGCCTGCGTGCAGGGCCAGAAAGGCCTGCAAGCCGAAGACGTAGTAGGGCTCTGA
- a CDS encoding putative RNA methyltransferase: protein MLACPLCQAPLSRLDNGVVCPAGHRFDRARQGYLNLLPVQHKNSRDPGDNQAMVEARRDFLEAGHYAPVARRLAELAAERQPSAWLDIGCGEGYYTAQLAQALPAAEGYALDISREAVKRACRRAPEVTWMVASMARVPLADASCQFIASVFSPLDWAEAKRLLSPGGGLMRVGPTSGHLMELREVLYDEVRPYADDKHLALVPEGMAHAHSETLEFRLSLVAPKARADLLAMTPHGWRASAARRARVIDQAEPFEVTVSMRYDYFLRQD from the coding sequence ATGCTCGCCTGCCCCCTTTGCCAAGCGCCGCTGAGCCGGCTCGACAACGGTGTGGTGTGCCCGGCCGGCCACCGCTTCGACCGCGCCCGCCAGGGTTACCTGAACCTGTTGCCGGTGCAGCACAAGAACAGCCGCGACCCGGGTGACAACCAGGCCATGGTCGAGGCCCGCCGCGATTTCCTCGAGGCCGGCCACTACGCCCCGGTGGCGCGCCGCCTGGCCGAACTGGCCGCCGAGCGCCAGCCCTCCGCCTGGCTGGACATCGGTTGCGGCGAGGGCTACTACACCGCGCAGCTCGCCCAGGCGCTGCCAGCCGCCGAGGGCTATGCCCTGGACATCTCCCGCGAGGCGGTCAAGCGCGCCTGCCGCCGCGCGCCCGAGGTCACCTGGATGGTCGCCAGCATGGCCCGGGTGCCGCTGGCCGACGCCAGCTGCCAGTTCATCGCAAGCGTGTTCAGCCCGCTCGACTGGGCCGAGGCCAAGCGCCTGCTCAGCCCTGGCGGCGGCCTGATGCGGGTCGGCCCCACCAGCGGCCACCTGATGGAACTGCGCGAAGTGCTCTACGATGAAGTACGCCCTTACGCCGACGACAAGCACCTCGCACTGGTCCCCGAAGGCATGGCCCATGCCCACAGCGAAACCCTCGAGTTTCGCCTGAGCCTGGTCGCGCCCAAGGCCCGCGCCGACCTGCTGGCCATGACTCCGCACGGCTGGCGCGCCAGTGCCGCAAGGCGTGCCCGGGTGATCGACCAGGCCGAGCCGTTCGAAGTCACGGTTTCCATGCGTTATGACTATTTCCTGCGCCAAGACTGA
- a CDS encoding YbaY family lipoprotein: MKKLFMLCCASLLAACSSHTPSSQASLDGEVFYLQRSALPPTATLSVELQDVSLMDAPAVVLARQAGPVKGNVPLPFHLAYDPAQVKPGHRYALSARIELDGKLLFINTEQHAVRLDGHDPQPLRIKVDPVR; the protein is encoded by the coding sequence ATGAAAAAGCTCTTTATGCTGTGTTGCGCATCCCTGCTCGCAGCCTGTTCCAGCCACACCCCGTCCAGCCAGGCCAGCCTGGATGGCGAGGTGTTCTACCTGCAGCGCAGCGCCCTGCCACCGACCGCCACGCTCAGCGTCGAGCTGCAGGACGTGTCGCTGATGGATGCCCCGGCCGTGGTCCTGGCGCGCCAGGCCGGCCCGGTCAAAGGCAACGTACCGCTGCCCTTCCACCTCGCCTACGACCCGGCCCAGGTCAAGCCCGGCCACCGCTATGCGCTCAGCGCGCGCATCGAACTGGATGGCAAGTTGCTGTTCATCAACACCGAACAGCATGCTGTCCGGCTGGATGGCCATGACCCGCAACCGCTGCGGATCAAGGTCGATCCGGTCCGCTGA
- the tcdA gene encoding tRNA cyclic N6-threonylcarbamoyladenosine(37) synthase TcdA, whose translation MSTEDPRFAGVARLYGDQGLQRLGQAHVAVVGIGGVGSWAAEALARSGVGEITLFDLDDVCVSNTNRQAHALEGQVGRPKVEVMAERLRAINPACRVHAVADFVTRDSMAEYISENLDCVIDCIDSVMAKAALIAWCRRRKIAIVTTGGAGGQIDPTQIQIADLNKTFNDPLASRVRSTLRRDYNFSRNVSRNYGVPCVFSSEQLRYPKGDGSVCLQKSFVGEGVRLDCSGGFGAVMMVTATFGMVAASKAVEKLVAGARRPSERAKPE comes from the coding sequence ATGAGCACAGAAGATCCACGCTTCGCGGGCGTTGCCCGGTTGTATGGCGACCAGGGGTTGCAGCGCCTGGGCCAGGCCCATGTGGCCGTGGTCGGTATTGGCGGGGTAGGCTCGTGGGCGGCCGAAGCGTTGGCCCGCAGTGGTGTGGGCGAGATCACCCTGTTCGACCTCGACGACGTCTGCGTCAGCAACACCAACCGCCAGGCCCATGCCCTGGAAGGGCAGGTGGGGCGGCCCAAGGTCGAGGTCATGGCCGAGCGCCTGCGGGCGATCAACCCGGCCTGCAGGGTGCATGCGGTAGCCGACTTCGTCACCCGTGACAGCATGGCCGAGTACATCAGCGAAAACCTCGACTGTGTGATCGACTGCATCGACAGCGTCATGGCCAAGGCCGCGCTGATTGCCTGGTGCCGCCGGCGCAAGATCGCCATTGTCACCACCGGTGGCGCCGGCGGGCAGATCGACCCGACGCAGATCCAGATCGCCGACCTGAACAAGACCTTCAACGACCCGCTGGCTTCGCGGGTGCGTTCCACCCTGCGCCGCGACTACAACTTCTCGCGCAATGTCAGCCGCAATTATGGCGTGCCGTGCGTGTTTTCCAGCGAGCAGCTGCGCTATCCCAAGGGGGATGGCAGCGTGTGCCTGCAGAAGAGTTTTGTCGGTGAAGGTGTGCGCCTGGACTGCTCGGGTGGCTTCGGCGCGGTGATGATGGTGACCGCGACCTTCGGCATGGTGGCAGCAAGCAAAGCGGTAGAGAAACTGGTGGCCGGTGCACGACGGCCGTCGGAGCGCGCCAAGCCTGAGTAA
- a CDS encoding DUF4197 domain-containing protein: MIRTSLRFTTLCAGLLLSASALALSLGDLSQKDATGGLKDALTQGAQLAVKQLSAPGGFSNNPDVRIELPGNLGKAAKAMKMFGKGDQVEALETSMNKAAEAAVPQAQAILVDAVKNMSVTDAKGILSGGDDSAAQYLNKSSREQIRAKFLPIVKQATDKVGVAQQYNAFAAQAKGLGLVKDDANIENYVTEKALDGLFEMIAKQEQSIRQNPAQAATSLAKKVFGAL, translated from the coding sequence ATGATCCGCACCTCCCTGCGTTTCACCACCCTGTGCGCCGGCCTGCTGCTGTCGGCCAGTGCACTGGCCCTGTCGCTGGGCGACCTGAGCCAGAAAGACGCCACCGGCGGCCTGAAAGATGCCCTGACCCAGGGCGCGCAACTGGCCGTCAAGCAGCTGAGCGCCCCGGGCGGCTTCAGCAACAACCCGGACGTGCGTATCGAGCTGCCGGGCAACCTGGGCAAGGCCGCCAAGGCGATGAAGATGTTCGGCAAGGGTGACCAGGTCGAAGCCCTGGAAACCAGCATGAACAAGGCCGCCGAGGCTGCCGTGCCGCAGGCCCAGGCGATTCTGGTGGATGCCGTGAAGAACATGAGCGTGACCGATGCCAAGGGCATCCTCAGCGGTGGTGACGATTCGGCGGCCCAGTACCTGAACAAGAGCAGCCGCGAGCAGATCCGTGCCAAGTTCCTGCCGATCGTCAAGCAGGCCACCGACAAGGTTGGCGTGGCCCAGCAGTACAATGCCTTCGCCGCCCAGGCCAAAGGCCTGGGGCTGGTCAAGGACGACGCCAATATCGAGAACTACGTGACCGAGAAGGCGCTTGATGGCCTGTTCGAGATGATCGCCAAGCAAGAGCAGAGCATTCGCCAGAACCCGGCTCAAGCGGCTACCAGCCTGGCCAAGAAGGTCTTTGGCGCGCTGTGA
- a CDS encoding glycosyltransferase: MSSRKFGLNLVVVLAIAALFTGFWALINRPVSAPAWPEQISGFSYSPFRLGESPQKGQYPTDDEMRQDLEQLSKLTDSIRIYTVEGTQADIPRLAEEFGLRVTLGIWISPDLERNEREIATAIQLANTSRSVVRVVVGNEALFREEVTPENLIKYLDRVRAAVKVPVTTSEQWHIWKENPQLAKHVDLIAAHILPYWEFVPMKDSVAFVLDRARELKHQFPRKPLLLSEVGWPSNGRMRGGADATQADQAIYLRTLVNTLNRRGYNYFVIEAYDQPWKASDEGSVGAYWGVYNAERQQKFNFDGPVVAIPQWRALAVASVVLALIALTVLFIDGSALRQRGRTFLTFITFLCGSVLVWIAYDYSQQYSTWFSLTVGVLLALGALGVFIVLLTEAHELAEAVWIHKRRREFLPVQADSAYRPKVSVHVPCYNEPPEMVKQTLDALAALDYPDYEVLVIDNNTKDPAVWEPLKAHCEKLGERFRFFHVAPLAGFKGGALNYLIPHTAKDAEVIAVIDSDYCVDRNWLKHMVPHFADPKIAVVQSPQDYRDQHESAFKKLCYSEYKGFFHIGMVTRNDRDAIIQHGTMTMTRRSVLEELGWAEWCICEDAELGLRVFEKGLSAAYAHNSYGKGLMPDTFIDFKKQRFRWAYGAIQIIKHHASALLRGKGSELTRGQRYHFLAGWLPWIADGMNIFFTVGALLWSAAMIIVPHRVDPPLMIFAIPPLALFFFKVGKIIFLYRRAVGVNLKDAFAAALAGLALSHTIAKAVLYGFFTSSMPFFRTPKNADSHGLLVAISEAREELFIMLLLWGAALGIYLVQGLPSSDMRFWVAMLLVQSLPYVAALVMAFLSSLPKPGEKAAEAQQA; the protein is encoded by the coding sequence ATGTCTTCACGTAAATTCGGCCTGAACCTGGTCGTGGTCCTGGCCATCGCCGCGTTGTTCACCGGGTTCTGGGCGCTGATCAATCGCCCGGTTTCCGCCCCTGCCTGGCCCGAGCAGATCTCCGGTTTCTCGTATTCGCCGTTCCGCCTGGGGGAAAGCCCGCAAAAGGGCCAGTACCCCACTGACGACGAGATGCGCCAGGACCTGGAGCAGTTGAGCAAACTGACCGACAGCATCCGTATCTACACCGTGGAAGGCACCCAGGCCGATATCCCGCGGCTGGCCGAGGAGTTCGGCCTGCGGGTCACACTGGGCATCTGGATCAGCCCGGACCTGGAGCGCAACGAGCGTGAGATCGCCACCGCCATCCAGTTGGCCAACACCTCGCGCAGCGTCGTCCGGGTAGTGGTCGGCAACGAGGCGCTGTTCCGCGAGGAGGTCACCCCGGAAAACCTGATCAAGTACCTGGACCGGGTACGTGCAGCGGTCAAGGTACCGGTGACCACCAGTGAGCAGTGGCACATCTGGAAAGAAAACCCGCAGCTGGCCAAGCACGTCGACCTGATCGCCGCGCACATCCTGCCGTACTGGGAGTTCGTGCCGATGAAGGATTCGGTCGCATTCGTCCTCGACCGCGCCCGCGAACTGAAACACCAGTTCCCGCGCAAGCCGCTGCTGCTGTCGGAAGTCGGCTGGCCGAGCAACGGCCGCATGCGCGGGGGTGCCGATGCCACTCAGGCCGACCAGGCCATCTACCTGCGCACCCTGGTCAATACCCTCAATCGCCGTGGGTACAACTACTTCGTCATCGAAGCCTATGACCAGCCCTGGAAAGCCAGTGACGAAGGTTCGGTGGGCGCCTACTGGGGGGTGTACAACGCCGAGCGCCAGCAGAAGTTCAACTTCGACGGCCCGGTGGTGGCGATCCCGCAATGGCGTGCCCTGGCAGTGGCCTCGGTGGTCCTGGCCCTGATTGCGCTGACCGTGCTGTTCATCGACGGCTCTGCCCTGCGCCAGCGCGGCCGCACCTTCCTGACCTTCATCACGTTCCTGTGCGGCTCGGTCCTGGTGTGGATCGCCTACGACTACAGCCAGCAATACAGCACCTGGTTCAGCCTGACCGTGGGCGTGCTGCTGGCCCTTGGCGCGCTGGGGGTATTCATCGTCCTGCTCACCGAGGCCCACGAACTGGCCGAGGCGGTATGGATACACAAGCGCCGCCGCGAATTCCTGCCGGTGCAGGCCGACAGCGCCTACCGGCCCAAGGTGTCGGTGCATGTGCCGTGCTACAACGAGCCGCCAGAGATGGTGAAGCAGACCCTCGACGCCCTGGCCGCACTGGACTACCCCGACTACGAAGTGCTGGTGATCGACAACAACACCAAGGACCCGGCCGTTTGGGAGCCGCTCAAGGCCCACTGCGAGAAGCTCGGCGAGCGCTTCAGGTTCTTCCACGTCGCGCCATTGGCCGGCTTCAAGGGCGGCGCACTGAACTACCTGATCCCGCACACCGCCAAGGACGCCGAAGTGATTGCGGTGATCGACTCGGACTACTGCGTCGACCGCAACTGGCTCAAGCACATGGTGCCGCACTTCGCCGACCCGAAAATCGCCGTGGTGCAGTCGCCGCAGGATTATCGCGACCAGCACGAAAGCGCCTTCAAGAAGCTCTGCTACAGCGAGTACAAGGGCTTCTTCCACATCGGCATGGTCACCCGCAACGACCGTGACGCGATCATCCAGCACGGCACCATGACCATGACCCGGCGCAGCGTGCTGGAAGAGTTGGGCTGGGCCGAGTGGTGCATCTGCGAGGACGCCGAGCTGGGCCTGCGCGTGTTCGAAAAGGGCCTGTCGGCGGCCTACGCCCACAACAGCTACGGCAAGGGCCTGATGCCCGACACCTTCATCGACTTCAAGAAGCAGCGTTTCCGCTGGGCCTATGGCGCCATCCAGATCATCAAGCACCACGCCAGCGCGCTGTTGCGCGGCAAGGGCAGCGAGCTGACCCGTGGCCAGCGCTACCACTTCCTGGCCGGCTGGCTGCCCTGGATCGCCGATGGCATGAACATCTTCTTCACCGTCGGCGCGCTGCTGTGGTCGGCGGCGATGATCATCGTGCCACACCGGGTCGACCCGCCGCTGATGATCTTCGCCATCCCGCCGCTGGCGCTGTTCTTCTTCAAGGTCGGCAAGATCATTTTCCTCTACCGGCGCGCAGTGGGGGTGAACTTGAAGGACGCCTTTGCCGCGGCACTGGCCGGGCTGGCATTGTCGCATACCATCGCCAAGGCCGTGCTGTACGGTTTCTTCACCAGCAGCATGCCGTTCTTCCGCACGCCGAAGAACGCCGACAGCCATGGCTTGCTGGTGGCGATTTCCGAGGCCCGGGAAGAATTGTTCATCATGTTGCTGCTGTGGGGTGCGGCACTGGGCATCTATCTGGTGCAGGGGCTGCCGAGTTCGGACATGCGCTTCTGGGTGGCGATGTTGCTGGTGCAATCGTTGCCTTATGTGGCAGCGCTGGTGATGGCGTTTCTGTCGTCGTTGCCCAAACCTGGGGAAAAGGCCGCCGAGGCGCAACAGGCTTGA
- a CDS encoding SufE family protein — MNLPAEACQALEAFEQSKGWEQRARLLMQWGDRLEPLAEAEKTEANRVHGCESLVWLVAEQVEGAWQFKATSDARLLRGLLALLLVRVQGLPSGELAELDLREWFTQLGLERQLSPSRSNGLHAVLQRMAELASAA; from the coding sequence ATGAACCTGCCAGCAGAGGCCTGCCAGGCGCTGGAGGCGTTTGAGCAAAGCAAGGGCTGGGAACAGCGTGCGCGCCTGCTGATGCAGTGGGGCGACCGCCTGGAGCCCTTGGCTGAGGCTGAAAAGACCGAGGCCAACCGGGTGCATGGCTGTGAAAGCCTGGTGTGGCTGGTAGCCGAGCAAGTCGAAGGCGCGTGGCAGTTCAAGGCCACCAGCGACGCCCGCTTGTTGCGCGGGCTGCTGGCGTTGCTGCTGGTGCGGGTGCAGGGGTTGCCCAGTGGAGAGCTGGCCGAGCTTGATCTGCGTGAGTGGTTTACCCAGCTGGGCCTGGAGCGCCAGCTGTCACCGTCGCGCAGCAATGGCCTGCATGCAGTGTTGCAGCGGATGGCGGAGCTAGCCTCGGCTGCCTGA